The following are encoded in a window of Procambarus clarkii isolate CNS0578487 chromosome 33, FALCON_Pclarkii_2.0, whole genome shotgun sequence genomic DNA:
- the LOC123765318 gene encoding titin homolog: MQFKLQCAILHKRCSSNYSVQYCTNDAVQTTVCNTAQTMQFKLQCAILHKRCSSNYSVQYCTNDAVQTTVCNTAQTMQFASLEIISGGGAQLKEALLKEAHLKGAQLKEALLKEAQLKGAQLKEALLKGAQLKEAQLKGAQLKGAQLKEAQLKGALLKEAQRGINCRRDMLPLQPDTTRFLKQPDATRFLKQPDATRRLKQPDTTRFLKQPDATRRLKQPDATRRLKQPDTTRFLKQPDATRRLKQPDTTRFLKQPDTTRFLKQPDTTRFLKQPDATRRLKQPDTTKFLKQPDTTRFLKQPDATRRLKQPDTTRFLKQPDTTRFLKQPDTTRFLKQPDTTRRLKQPDVTRRLKQPDATRFLKQPDATRFLKQPDATRHLKQPDATRFLKQPDATRRLKQPDATRRLKQPDATRRLKHSDATRHLKQPDATRRLKQPDATRHLKQPDATRFLKQPDATRRLKQPDATRRLKQPDATRRLKHSDATRHLKQPDATRRLKQPDATRRLKQPDATRRLKQPDATRRLKQPDATRRLKQPANRLH, translated from the exons ATGCAGTTCAAACTACAGTGTGCAATACTGCACAAACGATGCAGTTCAAACTACAGTGTGCAATACTGCACAAACGATGCAGTTCAAACTACAGTGTGCAATACTGCACAAACGATGCAGTTCAAACTACAGTGTGCAATACTGCACAAACGATGCAGTTCAAACTACAGTGTGCAATACTGCACAAACGATGCAGTTCAAACTACAGTGTGCAATACTGCACAAACGATGCAGTTC GCCTCACTGGAGATTATTTCTGGCGGAGGGGCGCAGCTGAAGGAGGCGCTGCTGAAGGAGGCGCATCTGAAGGGGGCGCAGCTGAAGGAGGCGctgctgaaggaggcgcagctgaAGGGGGCGCAGCTGAAGGAGGCGCTGCTGAAGGGGGCgcagctgaaggaggcgcagctgaAGGGGGCGCAGCTGAAGGGGGCgcagctgaaggaggcgcagctgaAGGGGGCGctgctgaaggaggcgcagcggggTATAAACTGTAGGAGGGATATGCTCCCGTTG CAGCCGGACACTACCAGGTTCCTGAAGCAGCCGGACGCTACCAGGTTCCTGAAGCAGCCGGACGCTACCAGGCGTCTGAAGCAGCCGGACACTACCAGGTTCCTGAAGCAGCCGGACGCTACCAGGCGCCTGAAGCAGCCGGACGCTACCAGGCGCCTGAAGCAGCCGGACACTACCAGGTTCCTGAAGCAGCCGGACGCTACCAGGCGCCTGAAGCAGCCGGACACTACCAGGTTCCTGAAGCAGCCGGACACTACCAGGTTCCTGAAGCAGCCGGACACTACCAGGTTCCTGAAGCAGCCGGACGCTACCAGGCGCCTGAAGCAGCCGGACACTACCAAGTTCCTGAAGCAGCCGGACACTACCAGGTTCCTGAAGCAGCCGGACGCTACCAGGCGCCTGAAGCAGCCGGACACTACCAGGTTCCTGAAGCAGCCGGACACTACCAGGTTCCTGAAGCAGCCGGACACTACCAGGTTCCTGAAGCAGCCGGACACTACCAGGCGCCTGAAGCAGCCGGATGTTACCAGGCGCCTGAAGCAGCCGGACGCTACCAGGTTCCTGAAGCAGCCGGACGCTACCAGGTTCCTGAAGCAGCCGGACGCTACCAGGCACCTGAAGCAGCCGGACGCTACCAGGTTCCTGAAGCAGCCGGACGCTACCAGGCGCCTGAAGCAGCCGGACGCTACCAGGCGCCTGAAGCAGCCGGACGCTACCAGGCGCCTGAAGCACTCGGACGCTACCAGGCACCTGAAGCAGCCGGACGCTACCAGGCGCCTGAAGCAGCCGGACGCTACCAGGCACCTGAAGCAGCCGGACGCTACCAGGTTCCTGAAGCAGCCGGACGCTACCAGGCGCCTGAAGCAGCCGGACGCTACCAGGCGCCTGAAGCAGCCGGACGCTACCAGGCGCCTGAAGCACTCGGACGCTACCAGGCACCTGAAGCAGCCGGACGCTACCAGGCGCCTGAAGCAGCCGGACGCTACCAGGCGCCTGAAGCAGCCGGACGCTACCAGGCGCCTGAAGCAGCCGGACGCTACCAGGCGCCTGAAGCAGCCGGACGCTACCAGGCGCCTGAAGCAGCCCGCCAACAGGCTCCACTAA